In the genome of Burkholderia diffusa, one region contains:
- a CDS encoding penicillin-binding protein 1A: MSSVRDLCAKWVARAQPVAAAAAVFVKRVLASAWHHLRHPTRRGALRAAAAVPVLFLLYVLVLIPFTPGIGDIRKARVDQPAQVLSADGKLLAEFKPSNREWVSLKQISPHMVDALIATEDHRFYEHHGLDWKRTASAALHTFSGSRQGGSTITQQLARNLYPDEIGRAPTLTRKVKEAITALKIEAVYSKDQILETYLNTVPFLYNAYGVEMAARTYFDKSADELDVLDSATLVGMLKGNSYYNPVLNPERALQRRNTVLGQMVKYGKLSPAQFAQLQRRPLRIDFERQKEPPGPAPHFAQQLRKWLIGWADRNDYNIYSDGLIVRTTIDSRLQQMATQALTLQANQLQGIANNAWSGRDGCGTDNEVFRTFMRESPEYKAAQDAGKNDAAAMKQLAADRGFMRALCKAKTDVQAGFVAIDPRDGQIRAWVGSRDFTSEPFDHVAQARRQPGSTFKPFVYGVAFANGMKPDDTFIDQAVEIPLKGGEIWRPNDDVPPSGKPMTLRDAVALSRNRITAQVMEKVGPAAVARLARDMGVRESPLERVPSLALGTSPVTLKEMVASYATIANGGLYVEPQMVTRIENRQGDVLAEYAPAPPERALDAETDKTLLGVMRDVVTRGTGSSIRARFGIRGDVAGKTGTTQDNADGWFILMQPGLVAGAWVGFDDGRVTLRSDYWGQGAHSALPIVGDFFQRAQRARIVDTKLKFDTEPSPGWFASVRERVTDLFDGWFGPEPKQAPAPVRTQRIERQPETDAAAASAASAASAPEAASGGIVEEWVPASEVAASAAALSAGASQPQAAQPPAAGGSATPSGNTGGGGLGSAPAAPSAVPAPSTAPASVSPGATSGSE, translated from the coding sequence GTGTCGTCAGTGCGTGACCTCTGTGCCAAATGGGTCGCGCGCGCCCAACCCGTCGCGGCCGCTGCCGCCGTGTTCGTCAAGCGTGTCCTGGCCAGCGCCTGGCACCACCTCCGTCATCCGACGCGCCGCGGCGCGCTGCGCGCGGCCGCCGCCGTGCCGGTGCTGTTCCTGCTGTACGTGCTGGTGCTGATTCCGTTCACGCCCGGCATCGGCGACATCCGCAAGGCGCGCGTCGACCAGCCCGCGCAGGTGCTGTCCGCCGACGGCAAGCTGCTCGCCGAATTCAAGCCGTCGAACCGCGAATGGGTGTCGCTCAAGCAGATCTCGCCGCACATGGTCGACGCGCTGATCGCGACCGAGGACCATCGCTTCTACGAGCACCACGGCCTCGACTGGAAACGCACGGCGTCGGCCGCGCTCCATACGTTCTCGGGCAGCCGCCAGGGCGGCTCGACGATCACGCAGCAGCTCGCACGCAACCTGTATCCGGACGAGATCGGCCGCGCGCCGACGCTCACGCGCAAGGTGAAGGAGGCGATCACCGCGCTGAAGATCGAGGCCGTCTACAGCAAGGACCAGATCCTCGAGACCTACCTGAACACGGTGCCGTTCCTGTACAACGCGTACGGCGTCGAGATGGCCGCGCGCACCTATTTCGACAAGTCGGCCGACGAGCTCGACGTGCTGGACAGCGCGACGCTCGTCGGGATGCTGAAGGGCAACAGCTACTACAACCCGGTGCTGAACCCTGAGCGCGCGCTGCAGCGGCGCAATACCGTCCTCGGCCAGATGGTGAAGTACGGCAAGCTGTCGCCGGCGCAGTTCGCGCAATTGCAGCGCCGGCCGCTGCGCATCGATTTCGAGCGCCAGAAGGAGCCGCCCGGGCCCGCGCCGCACTTCGCGCAGCAACTGCGCAAATGGCTGATCGGCTGGGCCGACCGCAACGACTACAACATTTATTCGGACGGGCTGATCGTGCGCACCACGATCGATTCGCGGCTGCAGCAGATGGCGACGCAGGCGCTGACGCTGCAGGCGAACCAGTTGCAGGGCATCGCGAACAACGCATGGAGCGGCCGCGACGGCTGCGGCACCGACAACGAGGTGTTCCGCACCTTCATGCGCGAGTCGCCCGAGTACAAGGCCGCGCAGGATGCCGGCAAGAACGACGCCGCCGCGATGAAGCAGCTCGCCGCCGACCGCGGTTTCATGCGCGCGCTCTGCAAGGCGAAGACCGACGTGCAGGCCGGCTTCGTCGCGATCGATCCGCGTGACGGGCAGATCCGCGCGTGGGTCGGCAGCCGCGACTTCACGAGCGAGCCGTTCGATCACGTCGCGCAGGCGCGGCGCCAGCCGGGCTCCACGTTCAAGCCGTTCGTCTATGGCGTCGCGTTCGCGAACGGGATGAAGCCGGACGACACCTTCATCGACCAGGCGGTCGAGATTCCGCTGAAGGGCGGCGAGATCTGGCGGCCGAACGACGACGTGCCGCCGTCGGGCAAGCCGATGACGCTGCGCGACGCGGTCGCGCTGTCGCGCAACCGGATCACCGCGCAGGTGATGGAGAAGGTCGGGCCGGCGGCGGTGGCGCGGCTTGCGCGCGACATGGGCGTGCGCGAAAGCCCGCTCGAGCGCGTGCCGTCGCTCGCGCTCGGCACGAGCCCGGTGACGCTGAAGGAGATGGTCGCGTCGTACGCGACGATCGCGAACGGAGGGTTGTACGTCGAGCCGCAGATGGTGACGCGCATCGAGAACCGCCAGGGCGACGTGCTCGCAGAATACGCGCCGGCGCCGCCCGAGCGCGCGCTCGACGCGGAGACCGACAAGACGCTGCTCGGCGTGATGCGCGACGTGGTGACACGCGGCACCGGCAGCAGCATCCGCGCGCGCTTCGGCATTCGCGGCGACGTGGCCGGCAAGACCGGGACCACGCAGGACAACGCGGACGGCTGGTTCATCCTGATGCAGCCCGGGCTGGTGGCCGGCGCGTGGGTCGGCTTCGACGACGGGCGCGTGACGCTGCGCAGCGACTATTGGGGGCAAGGCGCGCACAGCGCGCTGCCGATCGTCGGCGACTTCTTCCAGCGCGCGCAGCGCGCCCGAATCGTCGATACGAAGCTGAAATTCGATACCGAGCCGTCGCCCGGCTGGTTCGCGTCGGTGCGCGAACGCGTGACGGATCTGTTCGACGGGTGGTTCGGGCCCGAGCCGAAGCAGGCGCCTGCGCCCGTCAGGACGCAGCGTATCGAGCGGCAGCCGGAGACGGACGCTGCCGCGGCATCGGCTGCGTCGGCTGCGTCGGCACCCGAGGCGGCGTCCGGCGGCATCGTCGAGGAGTGGGTTCCGGCGTCCGAGGTTGCGGCATCGGCCGCCGCGCTGTCGGCCGGTGCGTCGCAACCGCAGGCCGCGCAACCACCGGCGGCCGGAGGCAGCGCGACGCCTTCGGGCAACACGGGCGGCGGGGGCCTCGGCTCCGCCCCGGCCGCGCCTTCGGCCGTACCGGCTCCGTCGACGGCTCCGGCTTCGGTTTCACCCGGCGCGACCAGCGGTTCGGAGTAA
- a CDS encoding PilZ domain-containing protein, producing the protein MRLITDHVALARDDVSAGVPLGFDLYDAGGAALLPAGTTLHDPAQHAFLFDHFRPVRRRDDVEPAAPAPDTVPAATRMGLSAGAAIGIRRRVGATRVLQRCRLIGIGASGALFVEPQPTVVLDFARGDDVEAIAIGRSAVSRFGATVEAVQAAGAAPFMVLSPPGFVDRLRTRAEPRVQVRIAARCTGGPVQAEGIGIVRDLSLNGLSIAVDRPLAAAGEPLRVQLPYTDGDRVALLILDGTVRAAHADPAVPGWTLHHAAFDETAADDRIRLKALLFDLSVGAADADPAR; encoded by the coding sequence ATGCGGCTCATCACCGATCACGTCGCGCTCGCGCGCGATGACGTCTCCGCCGGCGTTCCGCTCGGCTTCGATCTCTACGATGCGGGCGGCGCCGCGCTGCTGCCCGCCGGCACGACGCTGCACGATCCCGCGCAGCATGCTTTCCTGTTCGATCACTTCCGGCCCGTCCGCCGGCGCGATGACGTCGAGCCTGCCGCGCCGGCGCCCGACACCGTGCCGGCGGCCACGCGTATGGGGCTGTCGGCCGGCGCCGCGATCGGTATTCGCCGGCGGGTTGGCGCGACCCGCGTGCTGCAGCGCTGCCGGTTGATCGGGATCGGCGCATCGGGGGCGCTGTTCGTCGAGCCGCAACCGACGGTCGTGCTCGACTTTGCCCGCGGCGACGACGTCGAGGCGATCGCGATCGGCCGGTCGGCGGTGTCGCGTTTCGGTGCGACGGTCGAAGCGGTGCAGGCAGCGGGCGCCGCGCCGTTCATGGTGCTTTCGCCGCCGGGCTTCGTCGACCGGCTGCGCACGCGCGCGGAGCCGCGCGTCCAGGTGCGGATCGCGGCCCGCTGCACGGGCGGCCCGGTGCAGGCGGAGGGTATCGGGATCGTTCGCGATCTCAGCCTGAACGGGCTGTCGATCGCAGTCGATCGGCCGCTCGCGGCGGCCGGCGAGCCGTTGCGCGTGCAGTTGCCGTATACAGATGGCGACCGTGTCGCGCTGCTCATACTCGACGGCACGGTGCGCGCGGCGCATGCCGACCCGGCAGTGCCGGGCTGGACGCTTCACCACGCGGCCTTCGACGAAACGGCTGCCGACGACCGGATTCGCCTCAAGGCGTTGCTGTTCGACCTGTCGGTGGGCGCCGCGGATGCGGATCCGGCTCGCTGA
- a CDS encoding DUF4148 domain-containing protein has protein sequence MKSLIKAVALAALVVAPVVSFAQSNQQPLTRAQVRAELVQLEKAGYNPNDWMNYPENIQAAQAKIAAAQNTGAQADTTGYGSNPVATSQSGQRVTVPAAADRSSVYFGH, from the coding sequence ATGAAATCGCTGATCAAGGCAGTTGCACTGGCCGCCCTGGTGGTCGCACCGGTCGTGTCGTTCGCCCAATCGAACCAGCAGCCGCTGACGCGCGCGCAAGTGCGTGCCGAGCTGGTCCAGCTCGAGAAGGCCGGCTACAACCCGAACGACTGGATGAACTATCCGGAAAACATCCAGGCCGCACAGGCAAAGATCGCCGCGGCACAGAACACCGGTGCGCAGGCTGACACAACGGGCTACGGCTCGAACCCGGTCGCGACGTCGCAGTCGGGCCAGCGCGTGACCGTGCCGGCGGCAGCCGATCGTTCGTCGGTGTACTTCGGTCACTAA
- a CDS encoding lysozyme inhibitor LprI family protein has product MRVLTGLLCALALAANVAHAQANCADATDQAALTACADRAYKKSDADLNRTYQAVTARLRDAKPLAEKLVNAQRAWIAYRDAECNFSSANAEGGSVYPMVVSTCLDDLTKTRNETLKGYLSCEEGDLACPVPGK; this is encoded by the coding sequence ATGCGTGTCTTGACCGGTCTGCTGTGCGCGCTGGCGCTGGCGGCAAACGTTGCCCATGCGCAGGCGAATTGCGCGGACGCGACGGATCAGGCGGCGCTGACGGCGTGTGCCGATCGCGCGTACAAGAAATCCGACGCGGACCTGAACCGTACTTACCAGGCCGTCACCGCACGGCTGCGCGATGCGAAGCCGCTCGCGGAGAAACTCGTGAACGCGCAGCGCGCATGGATCGCCTACCGCGACGCGGAATGCAACTTCTCCAGCGCGAACGCCGAAGGCGGCAGCGTGTATCCGATGGTCGTGTCGACCTGCCTCGACGATCTGACCAAGACGCGCAACGAGACGCTGAAGGGTTATCTGTCCTGCGAGGAAGGTGACCTCGCCTGTCCAGTGCCGGGGAAGTAA
- a CDS encoding response regulator transcription factor encodes MIKVLIADDHTLVRDGLRHILQNATAFEVAGEACDGPSTIALVRSTPAQVLVLDLSMPGRNGVELIKQIKDEKPALRVLVLTMHAEQQYAVRAFRAGASGYLTKESASAELVGAVTKVASGGVYVSLAMAEQFAQSLNEPAETLPHQRLSDREFDVFRRIAAGQTLTEIAQALCVSAKTVSTYKTRILEKMQMPHEAALVRYAMRHKLLDETDDV; translated from the coding sequence ATGATCAAGGTGCTCATCGCCGACGACCATACGCTCGTGCGCGATGGTCTGCGGCACATTCTCCAGAACGCTACCGCATTCGAAGTGGCCGGCGAAGCGTGCGACGGGCCGTCGACGATCGCGCTGGTGCGCTCGACGCCCGCGCAGGTGCTGGTGCTCGACCTGTCGATGCCGGGCCGCAACGGTGTCGAGCTGATCAAGCAGATCAAGGACGAGAAGCCCGCGCTGCGCGTGCTCGTGCTGACCATGCATGCGGAACAGCAGTACGCGGTGCGTGCATTCCGCGCCGGCGCGTCGGGCTACCTGACCAAGGAAAGCGCGAGCGCGGAACTGGTCGGCGCGGTCACCAAGGTTGCATCGGGCGGCGTCTACGTGAGTCTCGCGATGGCCGAGCAATTCGCGCAGAGCCTGAACGAACCGGCCGAGACGCTGCCGCACCAGCGGCTGTCCGATCGCGAGTTCGACGTGTTCCGCCGGATTGCCGCCGGACAGACCCTGACCGAGATCGCGCAGGCGCTGTGCGTGAGCGCGAAGACGGTCAGCACCTACAAGACCCGGATTCTGGAAAAGATGCAGATGCCGCACGAAGCGGCGCTGGTCCGCTACGCGATGCGGCACAAGCTGCTCGACGAAACGGACGACGTCTAG
- a CDS encoding PAS domain S-box protein — protein sequence MTASGTPPRDARGPTRFQTMLRQPLAAGVVTLFAGAALSLCVALLVREQWQGAVHTRFERRTTHVTAMLRHELQAGVAVLESTRGAFALAPQMTPEQWRRYADTLELDSGRSTIRQFGYAPLSPAARNALTGRAPMPAGPLAVATLGAPASSSAGVRFGAPDQAPLARALRTGDVALGIHSADDDTSRDARTLTLFLPATASSRTTATPAGVHETDADGVLFAQVSPSRLIERALDAERGLDLRMSAGDDPRPIASAETTTDEASASPDLMRRTDQLNFGGTVLTLAYSADGRPSATGAQRAAGTVLAAGLIASFAFAALVHALLRGRAGTADAGASSRGILNEARMMGIIRSSMEAIITIDEKQTVVIFNPMAEQVFGVSAMEAIGAPLSRFIPERFRAAHAKHVDQFGVTGVSERQMGRQRVLFGLRGNGEEFPIEASISQIRDASGKLYTVMLRDITERQRAENALKQSREELRELSANLQNVREEEKTRIARELHDDLGQQLTALKMDLSVIEQQLRAPNRAQPDDDVLSQLQGMRRLIDATVASVRRIAADLRPVMLDDLGLVPAIEWLANDFTNRYGIDVERQIETGGLTFTSTGATTLFRIVQEALTNVARHADATRVALRLDIEEGFCVLRVADNGRGAAPGGTAHEDKSFGLIGIRERAHMLGGSVTIDTALARGFSITVAFPLGTVQQETTLT from the coding sequence ATGACTGCCAGTGGAACCCCGCCGCGTGACGCCCGAGGGCCCACGCGCTTCCAGACCATGTTACGCCAGCCGCTCGCGGCTGGCGTCGTTACGCTGTTCGCCGGCGCGGCGCTGTCGCTCTGCGTCGCGCTGCTCGTTCGCGAGCAGTGGCAAGGCGCCGTTCATACGCGCTTCGAGCGACGCACGACGCACGTGACGGCGATGCTGCGCCACGAACTGCAAGCCGGCGTAGCCGTGCTCGAAAGCACGCGCGGCGCGTTCGCGCTCGCGCCGCAGATGACGCCCGAGCAATGGCGCCGGTATGCCGACACGCTCGAACTCGACAGCGGGCGTTCGACGATCCGGCAGTTCGGCTATGCGCCGCTGTCGCCCGCGGCGCGCAACGCCCTCACCGGCCGCGCGCCGATGCCGGCCGGCCCGCTCGCGGTGGCGACGCTCGGCGCGCCCGCGTCGAGCTCGGCCGGCGTGCGCTTCGGTGCGCCGGATCAGGCCCCCCTCGCGCGCGCGCTGCGGACGGGCGATGTCGCACTCGGCATCCATTCGGCCGACGACGACACGTCCCGCGATGCGCGCACCCTCACGCTGTTCCTGCCCGCGACGGCTTCATCGCGCACGACCGCCACACCGGCCGGCGTCCATGAAACGGACGCCGATGGCGTGCTGTTCGCGCAAGTGAGCCCGAGTCGGCTGATCGAGCGCGCGCTCGACGCGGAACGCGGGCTGGACCTGCGGATGAGCGCCGGCGACGATCCTCGGCCGATCGCGAGCGCCGAGACGACGACCGACGAAGCCTCCGCGTCGCCGGACCTGATGCGGCGCACCGACCAGCTGAATTTCGGCGGGACCGTGCTGACGCTCGCCTATTCCGCGGACGGCCGCCCGAGCGCGACCGGCGCGCAGCGCGCGGCGGGCACGGTGCTCGCCGCGGGGCTGATTGCATCGTTCGCGTTCGCGGCGCTCGTCCATGCGCTGCTGCGCGGCCGCGCCGGCACCGCCGATGCGGGCGCCAGCAGCCGCGGCATCCTGAACGAGGCGCGGATGATGGGCATCATCCGTTCGTCGATGGAAGCGATCATCACGATCGACGAGAAGCAGACGGTCGTGATCTTCAACCCGATGGCCGAACAGGTATTCGGCGTGTCGGCGATGGAGGCGATCGGCGCGCCGCTGTCACGCTTCATCCCCGAGCGGTTTCGTGCCGCGCATGCGAAGCACGTCGACCAGTTCGGCGTGACGGGCGTGTCCGAGCGGCAGATGGGCCGCCAGCGCGTGCTGTTCGGGCTGCGCGGCAACGGCGAGGAATTCCCGATCGAGGCGTCGATCTCGCAGATCCGCGACGCGTCGGGCAAGCTCTATACGGTCATGCTGCGCGACATCACCGAGCGGCAGCGCGCCGAGAATGCGCTGAAGCAGTCGCGCGAGGAGCTGCGCGAACTGTCGGCGAACCTGCAGAACGTGCGCGAGGAGGAAAAGACCCGCATCGCGCGCGAACTGCACGACGACCTCGGCCAGCAACTCACCGCGCTGAAGATGGACCTGTCGGTCATCGAGCAGCAACTGCGCGCGCCCAACCGTGCGCAGCCCGACGACGACGTGTTGTCGCAACTGCAGGGCATGCGCCGGCTGATCGACGCGACGGTCGCGTCGGTGCGGCGCATCGCAGCCGACCTGCGCCCCGTGATGCTCGACGATCTCGGCCTCGTGCCCGCGATCGAGTGGCTGGCGAACGACTTCACGAACCGCTACGGCATCGACGTCGAACGCCAGATCGAAACGGGCGGGCTCACGTTCACCAGCACCGGGGCGACCACGCTGTTCCGGATCGTCCAGGAAGCGCTCACGAACGTCGCGCGCCATGCGGATGCGACGCGCGTTGCATTGCGGCTCGACATCGAGGAAGGCTTCTGCGTGCTGCGCGTCGCGGACAACGGCCGCGGCGCGGCGCCAGGCGGCACCGCCCACGAGGACAAGTCGTTCGGCCTGATCGGCATTCGCGAACGCGCACACATGCTGGGCGGCAGCGTGACGATCGATACGGCGCTCGCGCGCGGCTTCTCGATCACCGTTGCGTTCCCGCTCGGCACCGTTCAACAGGAAACCACCCTCACATGA
- a CDS encoding universal stress protein: MYKRIFVGLDGSPSARLALNEAIRIAAASGGEVTCAYVVEHRPQLVDVDAGFAAAHDGDVAAVDAVTPVLDDAKAALAQRHVPGTVRALDAYGEDIAAVLMRTAAEAGADLIVMGTSGRHGLRRLLLGSVAESLLRAADRPVLLVRHDEPAAAATA, encoded by the coding sequence ATGTACAAGCGGATTTTCGTCGGGCTCGATGGCAGCCCGAGTGCGCGTCTCGCGCTGAACGAGGCGATCCGGATCGCGGCGGCATCCGGCGGCGAGGTCACGTGTGCGTATGTCGTCGAGCACCGGCCGCAGCTCGTCGACGTCGATGCGGGCTTCGCGGCCGCACATGACGGCGACGTGGCGGCGGTCGATGCGGTGACGCCCGTGCTCGACGATGCGAAGGCGGCGCTCGCGCAGCGGCACGTGCCGGGCACCGTGCGCGCGCTCGACGCGTATGGCGAGGACATCGCCGCGGTGCTGATGCGCACGGCGGCCGAGGCCGGCGCCGATCTGATCGTGATGGGCACGAGCGGGCGGCATGGCCTGCGCCGGCTGCTGCTCGGCAGTGTCGCGGAATCGCTGCTGCGCGCGGCCGACCGGCCCGTACTGCTGGTGCGCCACGACGAGCCGGCCGCGGCGGCAACCGCGTGA
- a CDS encoding cupin domain-containing protein — MPISAADLIHQFDLQPHPEGGYFRETYRAADTVVRPSDGAPRAASTAIYYLLCDGAYSSWHRIRSDEVWHFYAGDPLEVWVLDEHDGLTIHRLGNPLTHPGTVFQAVVPAGRWFGARCASPEHVALVGCTVAPGFEFAEFELADATALAATFPEYAEYVARLAPRPDA, encoded by the coding sequence ATGCCGATCTCCGCCGCCGACCTGATTCACCAGTTCGATCTGCAACCGCACCCCGAGGGCGGCTATTTCCGGGAAACCTACCGCGCGGCCGATACGGTCGTACGTCCTTCCGACGGCGCACCGCGCGCTGCGTCGACCGCGATCTACTACCTGTTGTGCGACGGCGCGTATTCGTCGTGGCACCGCATCCGTTCCGACGAAGTCTGGCATTTCTACGCAGGCGATCCGCTTGAAGTTTGGGTGCTCGACGAGCACGACGGCCTGACGATCCACCGGCTCGGCAACCCGCTCACGCATCCCGGCACCGTATTCCAGGCGGTCGTACCTGCCGGGCGCTGGTTCGGCGCGCGCTGCGCGTCGCCCGAGCATGTTGCGCTCGTCGGCTGCACGGTCGCGCCCGGGTTCGAGTTCGCGGAATTCGAACTCGCGGACGCGACCGCGCTGGCCGCCACGTTCCCCGAGTACGCGGAGTACGTCGCGAGGCTCGCGCCGCGCCCCGACGCGTGA
- a CDS encoding DedA family protein/thiosulfate sulfurtransferase GlpE, translating to MWHFPIAIPSSLGPWAVFASVLITQLGVPVPAVPMLILGGTMAAMGQASWASMFAAAIGATMLADSLWFFMGRTRGRRLLNGLVRFSLSLDTTLRFARNVFERYGAPLLVLSKFLPGLGLVSAPLLGTTAIGIGVFLFWDLAGASLWAAFWLVGGAAVHDQIVQFVLWVRASGGTILDAFLAIFITFLLYRWVRRVQFRRYLAQVRISPPQLVEMMTSNEPPLIFDARPRAIREREPYRIAGAVPVDLDSPDLLDPELLKRPIVVYCVCPNEATAKRLIAKMQRKKMLHNIKALKGGLDAWEKHGYPVEPLPADLDASRYFVRPDHAALAGEYTVRATLSK from the coding sequence GTGTGGCACTTTCCCATTGCGATTCCCTCGTCGCTCGGTCCGTGGGCCGTGTTCGCGAGCGTACTGATCACGCAGCTCGGCGTGCCGGTGCCGGCCGTGCCGATGCTGATTCTCGGCGGTACGATGGCGGCGATGGGGCAGGCGTCCTGGGCGAGCATGTTCGCGGCGGCGATCGGTGCGACGATGCTTGCCGATTCGCTGTGGTTCTTCATGGGCCGCACGCGCGGCCGGCGGTTGCTGAACGGCCTCGTGCGGTTCTCGCTGTCGCTCGACACGACGCTGCGCTTCGCACGTAACGTATTCGAAAGATACGGCGCGCCGCTGCTCGTCCTCTCCAAATTCCTGCCGGGCCTCGGCCTCGTGTCGGCGCCGCTGCTCGGCACGACGGCGATCGGCATCGGCGTGTTCCTGTTCTGGGATCTGGCCGGCGCGTCGCTGTGGGCTGCGTTCTGGCTCGTCGGCGGCGCGGCCGTGCACGACCAGATCGTCCAGTTCGTGCTGTGGGTGCGCGCGAGCGGCGGCACGATCCTCGACGCGTTCCTCGCGATCTTCATCACGTTCCTGCTGTACCGCTGGGTGCGCCGCGTGCAATTCCGCCGCTACCTCGCGCAGGTGCGCATCTCGCCGCCGCAGCTCGTCGAGATGATGACGTCGAACGAGCCGCCGCTGATCTTCGATGCGCGGCCGCGCGCGATTCGCGAACGCGAGCCGTACCGTATCGCCGGTGCGGTGCCGGTCGATCTCGATTCGCCGGACCTGCTGGATCCGGAGCTGCTGAAGCGGCCGATCGTCGTGTATTGCGTGTGCCCGAACGAGGCGACCGCGAAGCGGCTGATCGCGAAGATGCAGCGCAAGAAGATGCTCCACAACATCAAGGCGCTGAAGGGCGGGCTCGACGCGTGGGAGAAGCACGGTTATCCGGTCGAGCCGCTGCCGGCCGATCTCGACGCGTCGCGATATTTCGTGCGGCCTGACCATGCGGCGCTCGCAGGCGAATATACGGTGCGCGCGACGTTGTCGAAATAA
- a CDS encoding amino acid permease — protein sequence MKQPEDQLHRGLEERHINLMALGATIGVGLFLGSATAIRTAGPAILLTYLLGGIAIFLIMRALGEMAITNPVAGAFSRYARDYLGPLAGYLTGWTYWFVWIVTCMAEITAVGVYMHMWFPGVPNWIWALAALSAMGAVNFIAVKLYGEFEFWFALIKIVTIVLMIVGGGLMIAFGIGNGGVATGISNLWSHGGFMPNGIDGVIGVLPIVMFAYLGVEMLGLTAGEARNPEKSLTKAVNSVFWRVLIFYIGALFVIMSLYPWNQIGTQGSPFVMTFSRLGIPAAAGIINFVVLTAALSSCNSGLFSTARMLYNLAQQGQAPARLGRVNRNGVPVYGVAVSVALLLIGVLLNYLAPQQVFTWLTSVSTFGAIWTWCVILIAQMRFRRTLSADRIARLPIRVPFYPLGSFVALAFLALVVVLMAFTPDTRVALVIGPAWIVLLGIAYALFHAERAGAPASTKS from the coding sequence TTGAAACAACCGGAAGACCAACTGCACCGCGGGCTGGAAGAGCGGCACATCAACCTGATGGCGCTCGGCGCGACGATCGGCGTCGGCCTGTTCCTGGGCTCGGCAACCGCGATCCGCACGGCCGGCCCGGCCATCCTGCTGACCTACCTGCTGGGCGGCATCGCGATTTTCCTGATCATGCGCGCGCTCGGCGAAATGGCGATCACCAATCCGGTCGCCGGCGCGTTCAGCCGCTATGCGCGCGACTACCTCGGCCCGCTCGCGGGCTACCTGACCGGCTGGACCTACTGGTTCGTGTGGATCGTCACCTGCATGGCGGAAATCACTGCGGTCGGCGTCTACATGCACATGTGGTTTCCAGGCGTGCCGAACTGGATCTGGGCGCTCGCGGCACTCTCGGCGATGGGGGCGGTGAACTTCATCGCGGTCAAGCTGTACGGCGAATTCGAGTTCTGGTTCGCGCTGATCAAGATCGTCACGATCGTGCTGATGATCGTGGGCGGCGGTCTCATGATCGCGTTCGGCATCGGTAACGGCGGCGTCGCGACGGGCATCTCGAACCTGTGGTCCCATGGCGGTTTCATGCCGAACGGCATCGACGGCGTCATCGGCGTGCTGCCGATCGTGATGTTCGCGTATCTCGGCGTCGAGATGCTCGGCCTCACGGCCGGCGAGGCGCGCAATCCGGAGAAGTCGCTGACGAAGGCGGTGAACTCGGTATTCTGGCGCGTGCTGATCTTCTACATCGGCGCGCTGTTCGTGATCATGTCGCTCTATCCGTGGAACCAGATCGGCACGCAGGGCAGCCCGTTCGTGATGACGTTCTCGCGGCTCGGCATCCCGGCCGCGGCCGGCATCATCAACTTCGTCGTGTTGACCGCGGCGCTGTCGTCGTGCAACAGCGGCCTGTTCAGCACCGCGCGGATGCTCTACAACCTCGCGCAGCAGGGCCAGGCGCCGGCCCGTCTCGGCCGCGTGAACCGCAACGGCGTGCCCGTGTACGGCGTCGCCGTGTCGGTCGCGCTGCTGTTGATCGGCGTGCTGCTCAACTATCTGGCGCCGCAGCAGGTGTTCACGTGGCTGACGTCGGTGTCGACGTTCGGCGCGATCTGGACGTGGTGCGTGATCCTGATCGCGCAGATGCGCTTTCGCCGCACGCTGTCGGCCGACAGGATCGCGCGCCTGCCGATCCGCGTGCCGTTCTATCCGCTCGGCTCGTTCGTCGCGCTCGCGTTTCTCGCGCTGGTCGTCGTGCTGATGGCATTCACGCCGGACACGCGTGTCGCACTCGTAATCGGCCCGGCGTGGATCGTGCTGCTCGGCATCGCATACGCGCTGTTCCACGCGGAACGCGCAGGCGCGCCCGCGTCCACGAAGTCGTAG